The following coding sequences lie in one Klebsiella huaxiensis genomic window:
- a CDS encoding DUF1435 domain-containing protein, which yields MLQRTLGSGWGVLIPGVLIAALGFADLSVDAWRGLVTLGMLTSALMIWHRQLRHFVLLPSCVALISGIMLMMMNFKLMG from the coding sequence ATGTTGCAGCGAACTTTAGGGAGTGGGTGGGGAGTTTTGATCCCTGGCGTGTTGATTGCCGCCCTTGGGTTTGCCGATTTGTCGGTGGACGCCTGGCGCGGGTTAGTCACATTGGGAATGCTTACGTCAGCACTGATGATTTGGCATCGCCAGCTACGGCATTTCGTTTTGCTGCCATCATGCGTTGCGCTGATAAGCGGAATTATGCTGATGATGATGAATTTTAAGCTGATGGGATAA
- the fhuF gene encoding siderophore-iron reductase FhuF has protein sequence MAYRSLSFSDDIIWRAPLPLAERELANAIREKITTLRPHLLDFLRLNEEAPHHALTLAEWSQPMALSSLLATYSDHIYRNQPTQAREQKPLLSLWAQWYIGLLIPPLMLALLSEDRVISLAPEHFRVEFHETGRAACFWIDVHCAQASSEQSAQSRMETLVNCALQPVIQALEATGDINGKLIWSNTGYLINWYLGEMKALLGDEQVTLLRQHCFFEKQLSDGRDNPLWRTVVLREGQLVRRTCCQRYRLPDVQQCGDCTLK, from the coding sequence ATGGCTTACCGTTCACTTTCCTTCAGCGATGACATCATCTGGCGGGCTCCGCTCCCTTTGGCTGAGCGTGAACTGGCAAATGCAATCCGCGAAAAAATCACTACCCTACGCCCCCATCTGCTGGATTTTCTCCGTCTGAATGAAGAAGCGCCTCATCATGCATTAACATTGGCGGAATGGTCTCAGCCAATGGCGCTGAGTTCCCTGCTGGCGACGTATTCTGATCATATTTATCGCAACCAACCCACGCAGGCGCGTGAGCAAAAGCCACTGCTATCCCTTTGGGCACAGTGGTACATCGGCTTACTGATCCCGCCGTTAATGTTGGCTCTGCTGAGCGAAGATCGCGTCATCAGCCTGGCACCGGAACATTTCCGTGTTGAGTTTCATGAAACGGGTCGTGCAGCCTGTTTCTGGATTGATGTCCATTGCGCACAAGCTTCATCAGAGCAGTCTGCACAATCGCGAATGGAAACCTTAGTCAACTGCGCTTTACAGCCCGTCATTCAGGCGCTTGAAGCTACTGGTGATATTAACGGCAAGCTTATCTGGAGCAATACCGGTTACCTAATCAACTGGTATCTGGGTGAAATGAAAGCACTGCTGGGAGATGAACAGGTCACCCTTTTACGTCAGCACTGTTTCTTTGAAAAACAGCTTTCCGATGGACGGGATAACCCACTGTGGCGTACGGTTGTTTTACGTGAAGGGCAGCTCGTGCGCCGCACCTGCTGCCAGCGCTATCGCCTTCCGGATGTTCAGCAGTGCGGGGATTGCACGCTAAAATGA
- the prfC gene encoding peptide chain release factor 3 yields MTLSPFLQEVAKRRTFAIISHPDAGKTTITEKVLLFGQAIQTAGTVKGRGSSQHAKSDWMEMEKQRGISITTSVMQFPYHDCLVNLLDTPGHEDFSEDTYRTLTAVDCCLMVIDAAKGVEDRTRKLMEVTRLRDTPILTFMNKLDRDIRDPMEVLDEVERELKIGCAPITWPIGCGKLFKGVYHLYKDETYLYQTGKGHTIQEVRIVKGLNNPELDAAVGDDLAQQLRDELELVQGASNEFDKELFLAGEITPVFFGTALGNFGVDHMLDGLVEWAPAPMPRKTDTRLVEAQDEKFSGFVFKIQANMDPKHRDRVAFMRVVSGKYEKGMKMRQVRIGKDVVISDALTFMAGDRSHVEEAYPGDILGLHNHGTIQIGDTFTQGEMMKFTGIPNFAPELFRRIRLKDPLKQKQLLKGLVQLSEEGAVQVFRPIANNDLIVGAVGVLQFDVVVSRLKSEYNVEAIYESVNVATARWVECSDVKKFEEFKRKNEIQLALDGGDNLTYIAPTMVNLNLTQERYPDVQFRKTREH; encoded by the coding sequence ATGACGTTGTCTCCTTTTTTGCAGGAGGTGGCCAAGCGCCGCACTTTTGCCATTATTTCTCACCCGGATGCCGGTAAAACCACCATCACCGAGAAGGTGCTGTTATTCGGACAGGCGATCCAGACTGCCGGTACTGTTAAAGGCCGAGGTTCCAGCCAGCATGCCAAATCCGACTGGATGGAGATGGAAAAGCAGCGTGGTATCTCCATTACCACCTCCGTAATGCAGTTTCCGTATCACGATTGCCTGGTGAACCTGTTAGATACCCCGGGACATGAAGACTTCTCGGAAGATACCTACCGTACGCTGACTGCGGTGGACTGCTGCCTGATGGTTATCGATGCCGCGAAAGGCGTCGAGGACCGGACCCGTAAGCTGATGGAAGTTACCCGTCTGCGCGATACGCCGATCCTGACCTTTATGAACAAACTTGACCGTGACATCCGCGATCCGATGGAAGTGCTGGATGAAGTCGAGCGCGAACTGAAAATCGGCTGTGCGCCGATCACCTGGCCAATTGGCTGCGGTAAGCTATTCAAGGGTGTTTACCATCTTTATAAAGATGAAACCTACCTGTACCAGACCGGTAAAGGCCATACCATTCAGGAAGTTCGCATCGTTAAGGGCCTGAATAATCCGGAACTGGATGCGGCCGTTGGTGACGATCTGGCGCAGCAGTTGCGCGACGAGCTAGAGTTGGTGCAGGGCGCGTCCAACGAGTTCGATAAAGAGCTGTTCCTGGCCGGTGAAATTACTCCAGTATTCTTCGGTACCGCCTTGGGTAACTTTGGCGTTGATCATATGCTGGACGGCCTTGTGGAATGGGCGCCTGCGCCGATGCCGCGCAAAACCGATACCCGCCTGGTTGAAGCGCAGGATGAGAAGTTCAGTGGCTTCGTGTTTAAAATTCAGGCCAATATGGACCCGAAACACCGTGACCGCGTGGCTTTCATGCGCGTAGTTTCCGGCAAGTACGAAAAGGGCATGAAAATGCGCCAGGTTCGTATTGGTAAAGACGTGGTTATCTCCGATGCGCTGACCTTTATGGCAGGTGACCGCTCGCATGTTGAAGAGGCGTATCCGGGCGATATTCTCGGTCTGCATAACCACGGTACGATTCAGATCGGCGACACCTTTACGCAAGGTGAGATGATGAAGTTCACCGGTATCCCGAACTTCGCCCCGGAACTGTTCCGTCGTATCCGCCTGAAAGATCCGCTGAAGCAAAAACAGCTGCTGAAGGGGCTGGTACAGCTTTCTGAAGAAGGTGCGGTGCAGGTATTCCGTCCGATTGCCAATAACGATCTGATAGTGGGTGCCGTCGGTGTGCTGCAGTTTGATGTGGTCGTTTCCCGCCTGAAGAGTGAGTACAACGTTGAGGCTATCTACGAGTCCGTTAACGTGGCGACGGCGCGCTGGGTAGAGTGTTCAGACGTGAAGAAATTCGAGGAATTCAAGCGTAAGAACGAAATTCAGTTAGCCCTTGATGGCGGTGATAACCTCACATATATCGCCCCAACAATGGTTAACCTGAATCTGACGCAGGAACGTTATCCTGACGTTCAGTTCCGTAAAACTCGCGAGCACTAA
- the rimI gene encoding ribosomal protein S18-alanine N-acetyltransferase translates to MKTISTLNTADLPRAWQIETRAHAFPWSEQTFVSNQGERYLNLQLAVDGEMAAFAITQIVLDEATLFNIAVDPAFQRRGLGRELLEHVIDEVEKRGVVTLWLEVRASNVAAIALYESLGFNEATIRRNYYPTVDGREDAIIMALPISM, encoded by the coding sequence ATGAAAACGATTTCTACCCTCAACACGGCTGATTTGCCTCGTGCCTGGCAAATAGAAACACGCGCCCATGCCTTTCCCTGGAGCGAGCAGACGTTTGTCAGCAATCAGGGCGAGCGCTATCTGAACCTTCAGTTAGCGGTGGACGGCGAGATGGCGGCTTTTGCGATTACGCAAATTGTGCTCGACGAGGCGACGCTATTCAATATCGCCGTTGACCCCGCGTTTCAGCGTCGTGGCCTGGGGCGGGAACTGCTGGAACATGTGATTGATGAAGTAGAAAAACGCGGCGTCGTCACGCTGTGGCTGGAGGTACGCGCGTCTAACGTCGCCGCCATCGCGCTCTATGAAAGCTTAGGCTTTAACGAGGCGACTATTCGCCGCAACTATTACCCCACGGTCGACGGACGTGAGGACGCAATAATTATGGCACTGCCAATCAGTATGTAA
- a CDS encoding DNA polymerase III subunit psi — translation MTSRRDWQLQQLGITQWSLRRPGALQGEIAISLPGHIRLVMVAEALPSLTEPLISDILRALALTPEQVMQLTPERVAMLPQDARCNSWRLGTDAPLLLAGAQISSPAFDELQTSTPARLALWQQICTHENDFYPQHG, via the coding sequence ATGACATCCCGACGAGACTGGCAATTACAGCAGCTGGGTATTACCCAGTGGTCGCTGCGTCGTCCTGGGGCGTTACAGGGTGAAATCGCTATCTCGCTTCCTGGACATATCCGTCTGGTGATGGTAGCGGAAGCTCTGCCATCACTGACTGAGCCGCTAATCAGCGATATTTTACGTGCGCTGGCCCTGACGCCGGAGCAGGTTATGCAACTGACTCCTGAACGTGTGGCGATGTTGCCGCAGGATGCCCGCTGTAATAGCTGGCGGCTGGGTACTGATGCGCCGTTGCTGTTGGCGGGCGCACAGATATCCTCGCCCGCTTTCGATGAACTTCAGACCAGCACGCCTGCACGCCTGGCGCTCTGGCAACAAATCTGCACACATGAAAACGATTTCTACCCTCAACACGGCTGA
- the rsmC gene encoding 16S rRNA (guanine(1207)-N(2))-methyltransferase RsmC: MSAFTPASEVLLRHSDDFESARVLFAGDLQDDLPARLDTAGSRVHTQQFHHWQVLSRQMGENARFSLVAEASDAADCDTLIYYWPKNKPEAQFQLMNLLSLLPTGIDIFVVGENRSGVRSAEQMLAEYAPLSKIDSARRCGLYHGRLEKQPAFNPEQYWGEYPLENLTIKTLPGVFSRDGLDIGSQLLLSTLTPHTKGKVLDVGCGAGVLATVLASHSPKVRLTLCDVSAPAVEASRATLAANGIEGDVFASNVFSEVNGRFDMIISNPPFHDGLQTSQEAAQTLIRGAVRHLNSGGELRIVANAFLPYPDILDEIFGFHEVIAQTGRFKVYRTVMTRQAKK, translated from the coding sequence ATGTCTGCTTTTACCCCGGCAAGTGAAGTCTTGCTGCGCCACAGTGATGATTTCGAGTCCGCCCGCGTTCTGTTTGCCGGTGATCTGCAGGATGACCTGCCCGCCCGTCTGGATACGGCTGGCAGCCGCGTCCATACCCAGCAGTTTCATCATTGGCAGGTACTGAGCCGCCAGATGGGTGAAAATGCGCGTTTTAGCCTGGTGGCTGAAGCCAGCGACGCTGCTGATTGCGATACGCTGATTTACTACTGGCCAAAAAACAAGCCAGAAGCTCAGTTTCAGCTAATGAATCTGCTTTCGCTGCTGCCAACAGGTATCGATATTTTCGTGGTTGGCGAGAACCGCAGCGGCGTACGCAGTGCGGAGCAGATGCTGGCCGAATATGCGCCGCTGAGCAAGATCGATAGCGCACGCCGCTGTGGGCTGTATCATGGCCGCCTGGAAAAACAGCCTGCATTTAATCCAGAGCAATACTGGGGCGAATATCCGCTGGAAAACCTGACGATTAAAACGCTGCCGGGTGTGTTCAGCCGCGACGGTCTGGACATCGGTAGCCAACTGCTGCTCTCAACTCTGACGCCGCATACCAAAGGCAAAGTGCTTGATGTCGGCTGCGGTGCTGGCGTGCTGGCAACCGTGCTGGCAAGTCATTCACCGAAGGTTCGCTTAACGCTCTGTGACGTAAGTGCCCCGGCAGTAGAAGCCAGCCGCGCCACCCTTGCCGCAAACGGCATTGAAGGTGACGTATTTGCCAGCAACGTCTTCTCTGAAGTGAATGGTCGCTTCGATATGATTATCTCTAATCCGCCGTTCCACGACGGACTGCAGACCAGCCAGGAAGCGGCGCAAACGTTGATTCGCGGAGCGGTTCGACATTTAAATAGCGGTGGCGAACTGCGTATTGTCGCCAACGCCTTCCTGCCTTATCCGGATATCCTGGATGAAATCTTCGGTTTCCACGAAGTGATCGCCCAGACTGGCCGGTTTAAAGTCTACCGTACGGTCATGACCCGTCAGGCGAAAAAGTAA
- the yjjG gene encoding pyrimidine 5'-nucleotidase, protein MKWDWIFFDADETLFTFDSFTGLQRMFLDYSVTFSAEDFQDYQAVNKPLWVDYQNGAITSLQLQHQRFDGWAERLSVPPGELNAAFMNAMAEICSPLPGAVSLLNTLQGKVKMGIITNGFTSLQQTRLERTGLRDHFDLLIISEEVGVAKPDARIFDYALTQAGNPERSRVLMVGDTAESDIRGGVNAGLATCWFNPHQRELPADLQPDWTVTSLSELEQLLCKH, encoded by the coding sequence ATGAAGTGGGACTGGATTTTCTTTGATGCCGACGAAACGCTGTTTACGTTTGATTCGTTTACCGGCTTACAGCGGATGTTTCTCGACTATAGCGTGACCTTCTCCGCTGAGGATTTTCAGGATTACCAGGCCGTGAATAAGCCGCTGTGGGTGGATTATCAAAACGGTGCCATCACATCCCTTCAGCTTCAGCATCAGCGCTTTGATGGTTGGGCTGAACGCCTGAGCGTGCCGCCAGGTGAGCTGAATGCTGCTTTTATGAATGCGATGGCGGAGATCTGCTCGCCGCTGCCGGGCGCGGTGTCGTTGCTCAATACGCTGCAGGGGAAGGTAAAAATGGGCATCATCACCAACGGCTTTACCTCGCTGCAGCAGACGCGTCTCGAACGAACCGGGTTGCGCGATCACTTTGATTTACTGATTATTTCCGAAGAGGTTGGGGTGGCGAAGCCGGATGCGCGCATCTTTGATTATGCGCTGACGCAGGCGGGCAACCCGGAGCGCTCGCGGGTTCTGATGGTTGGCGATACGGCGGAGTCTGATATTCGCGGCGGCGTGAACGCCGGTCTGGCGACCTGCTGGTTCAATCCTCATCAGCGCGAACTGCCTGCGGATCTTCAGCCTGACTGGACGGTGACCTCTTTAAGCGAACTGGAGCAACTCCTGTGTAAACACTGA
- a CDS encoding PTS sugar transporter subunit IIC: protein MSANHAAFNLIFRFVENYISPVAGRISSQRHVMAIRDGFISAMPFMIVGSFLLVFAYPPFSPDTTWGFARAWLDLAKEFEGRILTPFDMTMGIMSIYICAAIAYNLGKHYEKTNQLDPFMCAMLSIMAFLLVAAPKTNGNLPVDSLGGTGIFTAILVAVYCVEMMRFLKAHNIGIRLPDQVPPMIKNSFDLLIPVLVVVLTLYPLSLFIQHHFDMLIPQAIMAIFKPLVSAADSLPAILLAVLVGHLLWFAGIHGAAIVSGMLQMFWLTNLGMNQQALAQGAPLPHIFMEAFWTFFIVIGGSGATMGLVFCYLRSRSAHLRSIGRLSVVPSLFNINEPVIFGTPIVMNPVFFIPFLLAPMVNAVLAWAAMKLDLIGRVISVVPWTAPAPIGGAWALGWDFRAAILVVILACVSAVIYFPFFKVYEKQLLAQEAEEAQRLAQESQQTA, encoded by the coding sequence ATGTCTGCTAACCATGCTGCATTTAATCTGATATTTCGCTTTGTAGAAAATTACATCAGCCCGGTCGCCGGACGCATTTCGTCTCAGCGCCATGTTATGGCTATTCGCGACGGCTTTATCTCTGCAATGCCGTTTATGATTGTTGGCTCCTTTCTCCTGGTATTTGCTTATCCGCCGTTTTCGCCGGATACCACATGGGGGTTTGCTCGCGCGTGGCTGGATTTAGCAAAAGAGTTTGAAGGGCGCATTTTAACGCCGTTCGATATGACGATGGGCATCATGTCTATCTACATTTGTGCCGCTATTGCCTACAACCTGGGTAAACACTACGAAAAAACGAATCAGCTCGACCCTTTCATGTGCGCGATGCTGTCAATTATGGCTTTCCTGCTCGTAGCGGCGCCGAAGACGAATGGCAATTTGCCGGTTGATAGCCTGGGCGGGACGGGGATTTTTACCGCGATTCTGGTGGCTGTTTATTGCGTTGAAATGATGCGTTTCCTTAAGGCGCACAATATTGGTATTCGCCTGCCAGATCAGGTGCCGCCAATGATCAAAAACTCTTTTGATCTATTGATTCCGGTATTGGTCGTAGTCCTAACGCTCTATCCCCTGAGCCTGTTTATCCAGCATCATTTCGATATGCTGATCCCGCAGGCTATCATGGCTATCTTTAAGCCGCTGGTTTCTGCGGCGGATTCATTACCGGCGATTTTACTGGCGGTGCTGGTTGGTCATTTGCTGTGGTTCGCGGGTATCCACGGTGCGGCTATTGTTTCAGGTATGCTGCAGATGTTCTGGCTGACTAACCTTGGGATGAACCAGCAGGCCCTGGCTCAGGGCGCACCGTTGCCACATATCTTTATGGAGGCGTTCTGGACATTCTTTATTGTGATTGGTGGTTCAGGAGCAACGATGGGGCTGGTATTCTGCTACCTGCGCAGTCGATCTGCACATCTGCGCTCAATCGGTCGTCTGAGTGTTGTGCCCAGCCTGTTTAACATTAACGAGCCGGTTATTTTCGGTACACCTATTGTCATGAACCCGGTGTTCTTTATTCCATTCCTGCTGGCACCAATGGTTAACGCCGTGCTGGCCTGGGCGGCAATGAAGCTGGATTTGATTGGCCGGGTTATATCTGTCGTTCCGTGGACCGCACCGGCACCGATTGGCGGCGCGTGGGCCTTGGGGTGGGATTTCCGGGCGGCGATTTTGGTGGTTATCCTGGCATGCGTCTCGGCAGTTATTTATTTCCCGTTCTTTAAAGTGTATGAGAAGCAACTGTTAGCACAAGAGGCTGAAGAAGCGCAGCGTTTGGCACAAGAAAGCCAGCAGACCGCGTAA
- a CDS encoding GGDEF domain-containing protein produces MTAQSWRSHYEQKYQYSLRLFLLLNFVSALLSLVSPLFTVISFTLPCFLIVICSSVLLLWHWKFSQRKINISFISLIFGLLWAWHVTLKAMMLGPPHFNYLVIALLSVLFIGTIAFSSNIIAFTLHSLPTFGACLILAEGEQWLRMSYCFILPIAGITLQSLIQKRSDVFTQGLMDKLLKERNTLNDLSMLDPLTGLYNRRGLQNRLDTILSLDSTEHYVLLLDIDHFKAYNDHYGHMMGDQALIQVSAAIRNAVRSRDIVARFGGEEFMVLLTSSTAENALLAADRIRQRVYDLKIPHMFNESVATNVTISIGMTPLVDADIDGALKRADNALYEAKNMGRNIILAS; encoded by the coding sequence ATGACTGCACAATCCTGGCGATCTCATTACGAACAAAAATATCAGTATTCCTTACGGCTTTTTTTACTGCTTAATTTTGTTTCAGCCCTCTTATCCCTGGTCAGCCCACTCTTTACTGTCATTAGTTTTACCCTGCCCTGCTTCCTGATTGTTATCTGCAGTTCAGTCCTGCTGTTATGGCACTGGAAATTCTCGCAACGCAAAATAAATATTTCATTTATTTCTCTGATATTTGGCCTGCTTTGGGCATGGCACGTTACGTTAAAAGCCATGATGCTGGGGCCACCGCATTTTAACTATCTGGTGATCGCCTTATTAAGCGTGTTGTTTATTGGCACCATTGCTTTTTCCAGCAATATCATTGCGTTCACCTTGCACTCATTACCGACATTCGGTGCCTGTTTGATCCTGGCCGAAGGAGAACAATGGCTGCGCATGTCTTATTGTTTTATCCTGCCTATTGCAGGTATCACCCTCCAGAGCTTAATTCAGAAGCGTAGCGATGTATTCACTCAGGGACTGATGGATAAGCTATTGAAGGAGCGTAATACCCTTAACGATCTCAGTATGTTGGACCCCCTCACCGGTTTGTACAACCGCCGCGGTTTACAAAATCGCCTGGACACGATCCTCTCATTAGACAGCACTGAACATTACGTCCTGCTGCTGGATATTGACCACTTCAAAGCCTACAACGACCACTATGGCCATATGATGGGCGACCAGGCGTTAATTCAGGTTTCCGCGGCAATTCGCAACGCCGTGCGCTCACGCGATATTGTTGCCCGCTTTGGCGGCGAGGAATTTATGGTGCTTTTAACCAGCAGTACGGCTGAAAATGCCCTTCTGGCCGCAGATCGTATCCGCCAACGCGTCTACGATCTAAAAATTCCGCATATGTTTAACGAAAGCGTCGCTACCAATGTGACGATTAGCATCGGCATGACGCCGCTGGTTGATGCCGACATTGATGGCGCACTGAAACGTGCAGATAACGCGCTCTATGAAGCGAAAAATATGGGCCGTAATATTATCCTCGCTAGCTAG